A stretch of DNA from Jeotgalibacillus aurantiacus:
ATTTCCTTGCTTCGGCCAATGACCGGATCCAGACTTCCTTCACGGGCAATCACGGTTAAGTCACGGGCAAGACCATCAAGCGTTGGCGTATTTGCCGCTGCGTTTGAGCCGCCCTGCTGACCGCCTGCCTCATTGCTGCCAAGAAGCTGCAATACCTGCTGACGGGCTTTATTTAAGCTCACACCAAGGTTATTTAATACGCGCGCCGCAACGCCTTCACCCTCACGGATCAGACCAAGAAGAATGTGCTCTGTTCCGACATAAGAGTGTCCAAGCTTGCGGGCCTCATCCATGGAAAGCTCAATGACTTTCTTAGCCCGCGGTGTATAGTGCACGCTAGGGGATTGCTCTGTCCCTTTACCGATCAGCTCTTCAACCTCTTCCTGAATCTTTGCCGTGCTTAAGTTCAGTGTCTGAAGTGCCTTAGCTGCAATGCCTTCACCTTCGCGGACCAGACCTAACAGAATATGTTCAGTGCCAATATTTGAATGGGATAGGCGAATCGCCTCTTCCTGTGCCAATGCCAATACTTTTTGTGCTCTCTCTGTAAATCGTCCAAACATCATATCTCTGATCCTCCTTTATCCTTCTTTTCTTCCATCTCCAACCGTTCCCGGATCAGCGATGCGCGTCTCATGTCCCGCTCCACCGGCCGTAAAAACCCTCCAGCATATTGCTGAAGAAAGCCCGGCTGCGTTAAAATCATCAGCTCGTTTAAAATCGATCTCGACACATTCTCGATAAATCCTAAATCGATACCAAGACGAACATCCGACAGACATTTAGCCGCTTCCTTCGATTCAAGCACCCGGCTGTAGCGCAACGTCCCGTAAGACCGGAAAACGCGGTCCTCAAGCTGAATGCCTGAAGCCTTCACTAGCGCTTCCCTTGCCGACTTCTCCTGGGCAATAATCTGATCCACCACCCGCTGGAGGTCCTCCACAATGTCTTCCTCAGACTTGCCGAGTGTTGTCTGATTCGAAATTTGAAAGATGTTACCTAAAGCTTCGCTACCTTCCCCGTAAATTCCTCTAGCCACAAGACCAAATTGTCCAATTGCAGGAATAATTCTATTCATCTGATGAGTCATCATCAATCCTGGTAAATGCATCATAACAGATGCACGCAACCCTGTCCCCACATTTGTCGGGCAAGTCGTCAAATACCCAAGATGCTCATCAAAGGCATAATCACAATGCTGCTCAATCGCATCATCAAGCTGCAGCGCCTTACTCAGCGCTTCCTTCAACTGGAGCCCCGGAAACAGACACTGAATCCGCAAATGATCCTCTTCATTAACCATAATGCTGATCT
This window harbors:
- a CDS encoding protein arginine kinase, translated to MSLEKFLNQAVSSWMNEEGPSSEIVLSTRIRLARNHRKYAFPTVFTKEEARAVAEEVSAAVHKADERLEVLKMEELQGLEKRVLVEKHLISPNLAEDSGASAVWLSDDEEISIMVNEEDHLRIQCLFPGLQLKEALSKALQLDDAIEQHCDYAFDEHLGYLTTCPTNVGTGLRASVMMHLPGLMMTHQMNRIIPAIGQFGLVARGIYGEGSEALGNIFQISNQTTLGKSEEDIVEDLQRVVDQIIAQEKSAREALVKASGIQLEDRVFRSYGTLRYSRVLESKEAAKCLSDVRLGIDLGFIENVSRSILNELMILTQPGFLQQYAGGFLRPVERDMRRASLIRERLEMEEKKDKGGSEI